A window of Spirochaetae bacterium HGW-Spirochaetae-1 genomic DNA:
GGAGATGAAGAGCCTTGACCTCATCGTGTATTTCGGTGCCTTTGAAAACAGCTTTACCGACTATGCCCATGTGGTTATTCCAACGGCAAGTTACGTGGAGTATGACGGCACCTATACCAATACTGAGCGCAGGGTGCAGCTCTCCCGTCAGAAAACCGATGCGGACAAAAATGTTCAGCCGGCATGGAAGATATACGCCGCACTTGCAGGGAAGAAAGGAGCAAGCTGGAATTATGCCTCGGCCTCGGATATCATGACAGAAATTTCCCTTGTGACCGAAACCTATTCCGGTATCAGTTATGAAAAATTTACCGGACTTGGCGGCATTAAATGGCCATGTAATGATAAACATCCCGGTGGTACAGCCAGGCTTGATATTGCCGGTATGAAGGGAGCCCTGAAGTTCGTTCCCGTTTCCGGAACCTATATCGTAAAGAAAGCCCAGGATCAGAATCCCTTCCTTCTCATGATGGGACAGGGGCAGCATTTCTGGCATCAGAACAATATCATGAAGAGGACCTTCATTCCCAAGAGGGAATATAATGCCACTCTTCTTCTCTATCCCCGGGGATACGTGGAAATATGCCCCGAAGACGCGAAGAAAATCGAGGTGCGGGACAAGTGGCCCGTGAAGGTCGTTTCAGCCCACGGTTCCATGCAGGTCGCCGTGAAGGTTACCGGTGATGTTAAGCCGGGAACTGCCTATGTGCCATATTTCATACAGGATATGATTTCCGAGTTTCTCCTGGAGCACAAGGAGATCATAGATCAGGGCGAAAACGCCATAATCCCAGTAAAAATTGAGAAGGTGTAGCCATGTATCTAATCAATAAGAATGACGTAAAGAAGATAGCGGAAGAGCTGAGCAAATCCTATGCAGTATATGGCCCTGTCGTGGAAAAAGAATCGGGTCAGACCTTCTTCGAGAAAGTTACTTCCATTGATGAAATAGACCTGGGCGCTCCCATTCCCTCCATGCCTCCCAAGGGAATCGTTTTTCCCCAGATCGAGTCGATCATGACCCATTCCTATAACAGGGAAACGAAGGAAGCGAAAGTGAAGGCCGAGTTCGGGCCCGAGCCCAAGGCCCTTTTCGGCCTGCGGTCCTGCGACCTGACGGGAATCATGTGTCTGGACCGGTTCATGATGGGACAGGAATATGTCGATGAGGTATATCTTGCTCATCGGAAAAAAATGTTTATCGTCACCAACACCTGCGCTATCCCTTTCAAACAGTGCTTCTGCGTATGTACCGACAGCGGCCCCAGCGCGAAAGAGGGCTATGATCTCAACCTGACCCTCATCGATGACAAGTACCTGGTGGAAGTTGGAAGCGAGAAAGGACAGAAACTCGTTGAATCCCTCGGTCTGCAGAAAGCCGGCGATGACTATGCCGGGAAAAAACAGACCGTGGTTGATGAGTCCATTGAACGATTTGAAATTATAGCCACGGACAATAAGGCGTGGGTCTCCCGGGCTATGAACCGGATGACTACGGGTTTTGTAAAGCCCGAGATCTGGGAATATATCGGCAACCAGTGCTTCGAGTGCGGCGCCTGTTCTTTCGTGTGTCCGTCCTGTTCATGTTTCAATATTGAGGACGTCAACAGGCCCGATCACAGCGTGGTGAGGCTCCGCGCATGGGATTCCTGCTCTTTCGAGGGGTATACCCGGATGGCCGGCGACCACAATCCCCGGAAACCCGTAGAGGACCGCAGAAACAAAAGGTTCTTCTGCAAACTGTCATATTCTCAGTCGAAAAAATATCTGAGGCCGGGCTGTGTCGGCTGCGGTCGATGTGCATGGGTATGTCCCGGTGATATAGGTCTTCCCAATGTAGTTACCTATATAAGAAGAGAAATTACAGGGTAGGTGATACGATGAGCGATCATACATGTTCTAACAAACTAGTTACAATTCCGCAGATAGCGGTGGTGGAAGAGATTAAGGACGAGATCGAGGATGTAAAAACCTACTATCTTGTCTTTGAGGACAAAGAAATCGAGAAGGAGTTCAAGATCCGGTCAGGGCAGTTCGTAATGTGCACCATATTCGGTGCCGGTGAATTCGCCGTATCGCTTCCCCCGAGCCCGGAAAATGACCGTTTCCACATTTCAGTCCGGAACGTTGGTAAAGTCACGGGCGCACTCCATGAACTGAAAGTGGGCGACAAGGTGGGCATCCGGGGCCCCTTCGGAAACGGCTTTCCTTTTGAAGATATCAAGGGAAAAAATGTTATATATGTGGCCGGCGGTATCGGGCTGATTCCGCTGCGTTCCTCAATAGTCCATGTTCTGCAGCATCGGAAGGATTTCGGCAGGATCATCCTGCTTTACGGAGCGCGCACACCCAAGGATCTCATGTATCAGTATAATATCGAAGAATGGCAGAAGAGTGAGGGCTTCGAGACATTCATCTCCATCGACAATGCCGTCGCAGGGTGGAACGGCCATGTGGGTTTCGTCAACCAGCTTATCGCAAAAGCCAATGTACCCGTGGACAACACCGTGGCATTCGTGTGCGGCCCTCCCGTCATGTTCAACAGCGTCATCAAAGAGCTGATGTCACGCGGTCTCAAGGATGACAGTATCATCTCCACGCTGGAACGGCATATGAAATGCGGGATCGGTAAGTGCCAGCACTGCGCCATAGGAAGAACGCTCGTCTGCACCGACGGCCCGGTTTATACATACAAGCAGATCAAAACTCTGGGAGAACAGATCTGATGGAATTCATGGGAGACATCGAGAGCATCATGAGCGGCAAAACCTGTGTCGTGGGCATGGGTAATTACTATCGCTGCGATGATGCCGTTGGTCTCTATATAGTTGACACCATGACAGATAACGTCTCCTCGGAAAGAATAAGCATCATCAATGTCGAAGATGTTCTGGAAAGCTACCTTTTTAAAATAGCGGAACTGAACTGTGACAGGGTGCTCATAATAGACGCCGTGCAGACGGAGTCACCGTCGGGGTCCGTTATTTTCGGTAAAATAGACGACCTGGATGATGTGATACAAAATATTTCTACGCATAAGCTGTCATTGAAGCTGTGCGGGAATATACTGGAACAATACAACAAGGAGACGTATCTCCTGGGAATAGAAGCGGATACGACGGACTTCGGCGTCGGCATATCACAGGAAGTCAGGAAGAGCGCAGATATGATCGTGGATCTTCTGGTCCGCGCTATAAATTGCAGTCCAAAAGGAGTATATCAATGAGCGGGAATATGTATGGAAACCTCTTGACCGGTATGACATTGCTGCTTATTTCAGCGGTCATAGCGCCGGTCCTAGCCGGTAAAAGAAAACTGGCCGGGTGGCTGAATTTTTTCTTTGTCACTCTGGCAGCCGTAATTTTTATCAATATATCGTACGTGCTCCTCTTCGGAGGCGGAGCAGCGCTCCTGGATCTGGATGTTTTCAGCATCGGTGCACTGTCCGACGGCTTTTCACTGGGCCAGTATAAAATATATCTTCTCATAGACAGCTTTTCGGCTTTCTTTATGGGAATTATATCTTTCATGGCCGTTATGAGCGCCTTCTACTCCATCCAGTACATGGAGCATTATCCCGACTATGGGTTGAAAGGATATTATTTTCATTTTCCGCTATTCATCATGGGGATGGTAGGACTGGTCACCGTTGATGATCTCTCCATCGGTTTCACCGTAGCATGGCAGCTCATGACCATCGCATCATACTTCCTGGTGAAGTTTGAATACAAGAAAAAAGAAAATGTGAAAAGCGCCAACAAATATCTCATACTCATGGAGCTTGCATGGCTGCTCATCATGGGCGGGACGATGCTTATAGACGGCGTTGCCCTTGGTGACCCTCTCCACACCATAACGGGAAAACTGGGAGCGCTACAGGGCGGCAAACTGTATGTCATATATGGACTTATTCTCATCGGGTTCGGTTTCAAGGCCGGTATTTTCCCCCTTGGACAACTCTGGTTGCCCGACGCTCACTCCATCGCGCCATCGCCCATCTCTGCTCTATTGAGCGGTGTTATGCTGAAGACCGGAATCTATGGAATCATCCGTACGTTCTTCTGGATGGTTCCTCACGGAACGGAAAGTCATTTTAACGGTACCATATGGGGAACGATAATCGCCGCCTGCGGCGGAGTGACTCTCTTTATCGGCACGGTCCAGTCCATGAAACAGAGTGATGCCAAGCGGCTCCTGGCCTACAGCTCCATTGGACAAATCGGCTATATCGTATTCGCCGCCGGGGCCTCGCTTCTCATGATATCCTCCAGCAGTCCCTTTGTGAAAATGCTGGGTTTGATAGCGATAGTCGGCGCCCTATACCATGTTCTTAATCACGCCATATTCAAGGGACTCCTCTTCCTTACCAGCGGAAGTATTCTTTATGCGACGGGAACAAAGGACCTGAATAAACTGGGCGGGCTTATCACCCTCATGCCCATAAGCGCCATAATAGCCGGTGTGGCATCCCTGTCCATTGCCGGGGTTCCTCCTTTCAGCGGATTCGCCAGTAAATGGACCATTATATCCACATCACTGCTGGCCGGAAGCGAGATGCTTTTTCTGGCTATATTCGGCATCATCGCTCTCTTTACCAGCGCCGTTACACTGGCCTGTTATGTCAAATTTTTCGGTATGGCATTCACTTCTTCAGGAACCCAATGGACCGTGGAAAAGAAAATAAAGGAAGTTCCGGTAATGATGCTTGTTCCCAAGGTTATTCTTACCGTTCTCTGCATCGTTCAGGGACTGATTCCCATGTTCTATTACACCATATTCATAAATATATTCAAAAATTCGGAAGGATCCATCGTTCACGAAAGCTTCAAGGCCATGACGCTCTCAGGTTATGTATTTGAATCATCCATGGGCGTCTCGGTGAGCAACATGGAAGGCATTACCGCTTCTGCAGCTGTGCCCGCGGTTATACTTCTGGTAGTGGCAGTGGCCTTCTTGTTTTCCTGGCTCTTCAGTAAGTCGGGTGGTTCACAGGAACGCACCGCGGCGACCTGGCTCGGGGGATATCAGGATCTTAATAACCTGAACAGGTATAAAGACAGCAGTATGTTTGCTGCACTGAAAAATTTACTCTGGTGGACCGGGGGCAATGTTAAGAAGTAGTCTTCATGCTCTTGATAATTTGAAATGAGGTAGATTATGAAATCAGAAACTTTACAAAAAGACCTTAAAAGCAAATTCGGCGGTGTGATTACAGGATTTGAAACCCCCAAACCCGATCGCCTCTATATAGATGTAAAAAAGGAAGGTTTCAAAAACGTCGCCTATGAACTGTGGCGAGATGGCGCACGGTACCTGGTGGGTGTCGGATACGACAACATCAGCAGGGACGGTTCCCTTGGGATGATCCACTGTTTCGCTTATGATGGAGAAAAGCTCCTGGTGAACCTGAGAACAGCAACACCTGAAAAGGATCCGGTTTTCGATTCAGTGACTCCCGAGATTCCCGGTGCTGGATGGTCGGAAAGGGAATATCAGGATCTCCTGGGTATGAAGTTTACCGGCCATCCCAAGCCGAAAAAACTTGTTACGGCCGACGACTGGCCGGACAACATATATCCTCTCAGAAAGGATGTACCCTATGACCTGGTTCCTCCATCGGCGGAAGACGTGGCATATCAGCTCGATGAATGCCCCGAGGGATGTTCTGTAATACCCGTTGGTCCCTTTCATCCATCATTGCACGAACCGAACCACTGGGCAGTGTATGTGGATGGCGAAACAATCAAGGGTGCCGATTACCGCGGATTCATGACGCACCGGGGCATTGAAAAACTCTGCACAACCCAGGTGAGCTATAATGAGATTCCTTTTATAGCGGAACGCATATGTGGAATTTGCGGATCGGTCCATGCAACGGCCTATTCACAAGCCGTTGAGGAAGCCGTTGGTTTAAAAATATCCCGCCGGGCTGAGTACATAAGGACTGCCATGCTGGAGATCGAACGTCTCCACTCGCACCTGTTATGGCTCGGTGTGGCCGGTCACCTTATCGGCTTCGATACGGTCTTCATGCAGTCATGGAGGGTGCGTGAGCAGATTATGTGGCTCTGCGAACGGATCACCGGAAACCGAAAGACATACGGCATGATAATCATTGGTGGCGTTCGCCGCGATCTGACGCCGGAGACGCAGAAAGAAATCCTCGATGTCCTCAAAAAAGTCGAGGAAGAGACCATGGTCATATTCAAAGCGATAAAAGGGGATACGGCCATCCATAAGAGAACCAAGGGTGTCGGTTTCATAACAAGGGAGCAGGCGGTTAAATGGAGTCTCGTTGGTCCCGTTGCCAGGGCCCGGGGCGTTGATATAGATGTGAGAAGGGATCATCCCTACGCAGCTTATAACGATGTAAAATTTGATGTTCCCGTTGTAGACAGCTGCGACGTCTGGGGCACCGTGGTCGTGAGGATTCTGGAGATATTTGAAGCGATAAAAATAATCCGACAGTTATTTGATCAGATGCCCGCAGGGGAACTGATCACCGAAGTCGAAGAAGCTCTGCCGGCATTGAAGCATGGAATATCCAATGTAGAAGCGCCGCGCGGTGAATCAGTCCATTATGTTATCACCGGTGAAGAAAACAGGCCTGATCGCTGGAGAGTGCGTGCCCCGACCTATCCGAACCTTCAGGGAGTTCCGGATATGCTGACAAACGATCAGTTTGCCGATTTCCCGATTATTCTGGGCAGTATAGATCCATGCTTTTCATGCACGGACCGGGTCAATATTGTAAACGTCAGGTCGGGCAAAATCAAGGTTATGAACCGCCTGGAACTGGAAAATATGTCAAGAAACTATAAAAGGGGAAGATAATTATGGAATTCCTGTACATCGTGATCAATATAGTGATTTTTCTTGCGCTGGCCCCGCTTTTCGAGGGCATTATCAGAAAGCTGACTGCCAGGGTTCAGTCCCGCCAGGGCCCGCCTGTTGTGCAGCCCTATTACGACCTGCTGAAGCTTTTAGGGAAGGAGAATATCAATTCGGCAGGAAACTGGGTTTTTAAAGCGGCCCCGCTCATGGCTCTCTCATCCATCCTGGCCGTCATAGCCTTTGTTCCGCTGGGATACAAAGAAAATGTGCTGACCAGTTATGCCGATGTCATCACCATCATATACCTGCTCACGCTGGGCGGTGTATCCGTATTGCTGGGAGCCCTGGCAAGTAAAAACACCTTTGCCCAGATCGGGGCCAGCCGCGAAATGATCACCATGATCATGGTGGAACCGGTGCTGGCCATGACATTCATCATGGGGGCCGTAAAAGTGAAAAGTCTTGGTATCGGAAGCACCATGTTCAGTGTGGCCCAGACCGGGTATGCCGTCTCCGTGGTAATCATGCTGGTGGTTTTCCTTGTGGCGTTGCAGGCCTTTGTGGGCCGTCAGCCCTTTGATATCACCGAGGCCGAGATAGAGATTCTCGAGGGACCCTTTATCGAGTACAGCGGACCCAACTACGCCATGTTCAAGTATTACATGATGCTGAAACAGATGTTCTACGCGTCCCTGCTGGTTACGGTATTCGCTCCATTCCTGCAGACCGGAATATATGCGCTGAATATACTTACCCAGCTTGTCGGGGTAGCCGTGGTTTTCGTGATCATCGCCCTTATCGGTTCAACGAACCCCCGGTTCAGGATCGATCAGGCTGTTCGATATTATTCCGTTCTCATACTGTTGTCGCTCTGTGCCGTGGGACTGTCAGTATATGGATTGTAAAATCTAACAATAAGGAGAAAGACCGTGTGGTTAACGAGTAAAATAAAACAGGTACTGATGGTATTAAAACCGGGAGTCGTCACGCTGGGGTATCCTTTTACACCGCACCCGGCTCCGGAAAATTTCCGTGGACAGCCTCACTGGGACCACCACAAGTGCGTAGGATGCGGAGCCTGTTCCAATCACTGTTCCGCCCGCTGTATCCTGGTTCGGGACTACTGCCAGGAAATCAGGGTCATGCTCTATGACGGTTCTCGATGCACGTACTGCGGACGCTGCGCAGACGTTTGTCCCGAGAAGGCCATAACCATTTCAACGGAATTCGAACTGGCCACGGGAGATCGTGAGGATGTAACTGAAAGGCTGGAGCTTTTCATGCTCACCTGCCAGCGCTGCGGCCGTTGCTATGACATGGAGAATACCAATGCCATCGAACGTATGGATCTGCGTGGATACCGGTATGATTCGCTGGAGACGCGCGCCCTGATAAGAAAAACTACCGATCAGTTCGACCGGGAGCTTTTCGAGGCGACAAAGAATTATCAAAGACCCGTGAAATGAGGTGATGAGAATGTTATCTAAACTGGCTAAAAAATCTTTTCCCAAGTCGCTCTGGCTGTATCACTGCAATACCGGGGCGTGCAACGGATGCGATATAGAAATTCTGAATGTACTGACGCCATATTATGATGTTGAGCGTTTCGGTATAAAACTGGTGGCTTCACCGCGACATGCCGATGTAATGCTTGTTTCCGGCGCCGTTACCAGGCCTACATTTCCCCTGGTGAAGAAGGCCTTCGAAGCATTGCCGTCACCGAAACTGGTTTTCGGCATCGGCTCATGCGCCACGGGCGGCGGATGCTGGTTTGACACCTACAATGTTACCGGCGGCGCCTTTAAGGCCATACCGGTTAATTACTATATACCGGGATGCCCTCCCAGGCCGGAAGCCATCATCTACGGTGTCGCGCTTGCCCTGGGCCTCGTTGACAAGAAAGCCGCTCCTGTAGAGATGAAGCAGATGGAATTCCCCATCGACATGTACGAACAGGGGAAAGAATGGGAAGAGAGGAATGTCATATACCGGCTGCTGGAGGATTAGAACGATAGTCCTTTGTACCTTATAAATTTTCTGTGGAGATATGTTATGAGCAAAAAAATCTTGATAGTGGATGATGACAAGGACCTGGTTCAGACCATAACAGCGGTGCTGAAGCACAACGGTTTTGACGTGGTGGAGGCATACAGCGGTACGGAGGGATTGAAAAAACTCCTCCTGGAAAAACCTGACCTGATCATTCTCGATATAATGATGGAAACCGATACGGCGGGTTTCGAAGTGGCCTACCAGATACGGAGCGCCCGGGAAAATTCGCGGTACAGGGATGTTCAAAAAGTACCCATCATAATGCTTACGGCCATAAACCAGGTGACCAACTCACGTTTTTCACTGAATGAAAGCGAGAGCTTTTTACCGGAAGTCAATGATTTTCTGACCAAACCCGTGGATATCGACGACCTGGTCAGAAAGATACATGCACATATAGCGTAAAGGTCTCTTTTTGTTTATTTGTTAATCAATTATTACAACATCTGCTAAGATGCCATTAACAACAAATTTAATCCGCGTTACAACGCGGATTTTTTTTTAAACAATTTTATGATAATGGGATTTCAAATGAAAATTCCGCCCATTGGCCTTCATCAGAATCGGCCCGGATACGGCCGTTATGAAACTGAATGATCTTCCAGCTCGTGTAAAGACCGATACCCGAGCCCTTGCGTTTCATGAGCTCCTTGCTTTCCAGGCGTGAAAACTTTTTAAACAGGCGATATTTCTGATCCGGTGAAAAGCCGGGGCCTGTATTTCGAACGGTAAACATAAAAGTATTCTCTGCTGCACTGCAGGTGATATCCACGCTTCCGCTGGTATTGCTGTATTTCACGGCATTGCTCAACAGGTTGTTTACAACGATTTTCATGAGCATGCGGTCACAGGCAATCACGGGCAGCCCGGGATCGGCAGCTGTGGTAAGAGTTATTTTTTTTTCTTCAAGCTGGGGCTGTATGATTTCCAGGGATTCCCGCAATATATCTGCGTTGAAATCGGTTTTTTCCTTTTTCAGTTCCATGGCGGAGCTTTCAAAGCGGGAGAGGGTGAGATACTCCGCCGCCATGTCGCGGAGGTATTGCGCTTTCTTTACCATCCTGTCGATATAGTCCCGGTGTTTTTCGCTGAGCTCACCCATGTATCCCTGGACCATGGTGGTACCCAGGGTAATTATGGAATCCAGCGGGCTTTTCAGCTC
This region includes:
- a CDS encoding hydrogenase; its protein translation is MLSKLAKKSFPKSLWLYHCNTGACNGCDIEILNVLTPYYDVERFGIKLVASPRHADVMLVSGAVTRPTFPLVKKAFEALPSPKLVFGIGSCATGGGCWFDTYNVTGGAFKAIPVNYYIPGCPPRPEAIIYGVALALGLVDKKAAPVEMKQMEFPIDMYEQGKEWEERNVIYRLLED
- a CDS encoding ferredoxin, with the protein product MWLTSKIKQVLMVLKPGVVTLGYPFTPHPAPENFRGQPHWDHHKCVGCGACSNHCSARCILVRDYCQEIRVMLYDGSRCTYCGRCADVCPEKAITISTEFELATGDREDVTERLELFMLTCQRCGRCYDMENTNAIERMDLRGYRYDSLETRALIRKTTDQFDRELFEATKNYQRPVK
- a CDS encoding response regulator, which translates into the protein MSKKILIVDDDKDLVQTITAVLKHNGFDVVEAYSGTEGLKKLLLEKPDLIILDIMMETDTAGFEVAYQIRSARENSRYRDVQKVPIIMLTAINQVTNSRFSLNESESFLPEVNDFLTKPVDIDDLVRKIHAHIA
- a CDS encoding Fe-S-binding domain-containing protein encodes the protein MKSETLQKDLKSKFGGVITGFETPKPDRLYIDVKKEGFKNVAYELWRDGARYLVGVGYDNISRDGSLGMIHCFAYDGEKLLVNLRTATPEKDPVFDSVTPEIPGAGWSEREYQDLLGMKFTGHPKPKKLVTADDWPDNIYPLRKDVPYDLVPPSAEDVAYQLDECPEGCSVIPVGPFHPSLHEPNHWAVYVDGETIKGADYRGFMTHRGIEKLCTTQVSYNEIPFIAERICGICGSVHATAYSQAVEEAVGLKISRRAEYIRTAMLEIERLHSHLLWLGVAGHLIGFDTVFMQSWRVREQIMWLCERITGNRKTYGMIIIGGVRRDLTPETQKEILDVLKKVEEETMVIFKAIKGDTAIHKRTKGVGFITREQAVKWSLVGPVARARGVDIDVRRDHPYAAYNDVKFDVPVVDSCDVWGTVVVRILEIFEAIKIIRQLFDQMPAGELITEVEEALPALKHGISNVEAPRGESVHYVITGEENRPDRWRVRAPTYPNLQGVPDMLTNDQFADFPIILGSIDPCFSCTDRVNIVNVRSGKIKVMNRLELENMSRNYKRGR